From Anaerotignum faecicola:
GGATCCGGGCGGAGCAGATCGGGGACAGCTGGCTTAACTATATCATTGAAAATGAGACCATCCTCTGGTGGGGCGGCCTTTCACGGAGCACGGAGCATACCGCATATCTCCGTCTGAAAAATGGCATCAGGGCTCCCAAAAGCGGTTCCATCCAGCTAAACGGGCGGAGCATGGCGGAACAGA
This genomic window contains:
- a CDS encoding ADP-ribosylglycohydrolase family protein, translated to IRAEQIGDSWLNYIIENETILWWGGLSRSTEHTAYLRLKNGIRAPKSGSIQLNGRSMAEQIGSEIFIDT